One segment of Podarcis muralis chromosome 17, rPodMur119.hap1.1, whole genome shotgun sequence DNA contains the following:
- the KHSRP gene encoding far upstream element-binding protein 2 isoform X6, producing the protein METNQRARKWLPSQNPCHHPLSLDRSILPPVIGRGGEQINKIQQDSGCKVQISPDSGGMPERSVSLTGSPESVQKAKMMLDDIVSRGRGGPPGQFHDNANGQNGTVQEIMIPAGKAGLVIGKGGETIKQLQERAGVKMILIQDGSQNTNVDKPLRIIGDPYKVQQACEMVMDILRERDQGGFGDRNEYGSRIGGGIDVPVPRHSVGVVIGRSGEMIKKIQNDAGVRIQFKQDDGTGPEKIAHIMGPPDRCEHAARIINELLQSLRMNCVPVLQSGPPGPPGSGMPPGGRGRGRGQGNWGPPGGEMTFSIPTHKCGLVIGRGGENVKAINQQTGAFVEISRQLPPNGDPNFKLFIIRGSPQQIDHAKQLIEEKIEGPLCPVGPGPGPGGPPGPAPMGPFNPGPFNQGPPSAPPHPGGPPPPQYPPQGWGNAYPQWQPPAPHDPSKAAAAADPNAAWAAYYSHYYQQPPGPVPGAPPAPTAPPVQGEPPQPPPTGQSDYTKAWEEYYKKLGQQPQQPGAPPQQDYTKAWEEYYKKQAAQVATGAGPTAPPGPQPDYSAAWAEYYRQQAAYYGQTPGAGGPVPPPTQQGQQAQ; encoded by the exons ATGGAG aCCAACCAGAGAGCAAGAAAATGGCTCCCCAGCCAGAAC CCATGCCACCACCCCCTCAGCTTGGACCGATCCATCCTCCCCCCAG TCATAGGAAGAGGTGGGGAACAGATCAACAAAATACAGCAGGACTCTGGATGCAAAGTACAGATCTCTCCAG ACAGTGGAGGAATGCCAGAGCGAAGTGTGTCTCTGACAGGATCACCAGAATCTGTGCA GAAGGCAAAAATGATGCTTGATGATATCGTGTCTCGAGGACGTGGTGGGCCACCTGGTCAGTTCCACGATAATGCCAATGGGCAGAATGGTACAGTGCAGGAAATCATGATCCCAGCTGGGAAAGCAGGCCTGGTGATTGGCAAGGGAGGGGAGACCATTAAGCAGCTGCAG GAACGAGCTGGAGTGAAAATGATTTTAATTCAAGACGGTTCACAAAACACAAATGTAGACAAGCCCCTTCGGATAATTGGTGATCCTTACAAAGTACAG CAAGCCTGTGAAATGGTAATGGACATCTTACGAGAACGGGACCAGGGAGGCTTTGGTGACCGAAATGAATACGGTTCCAGGATTGGTGGAGGAATAGAT GTCCCTGTGCCCAGGCATTCTGTTGGTGTGGTTATTGGGCGTAGTGGTGAGATGAttaagaaaatacaaaatgacgCTGGAGTTCGGATACAGTTCAAGCAAG ATGATGGGACAGGTCCTGAGAAGATTGCCCACATCATGGGTCCCCCTGACAGATGTGAGCATGCCGCCAGGATTATCAATGAGCTTCTCCAGAGTCTCCGG ATGAATTGTGTTCCTGTCTTGCAGAGTGGCCCACCAGGTCCCCCAGGCTCAGGAATGCCTcctggaggcagaggcaggggcagggggcagggtaATTGGGGGCCCCCTGGAGGAGAGATGACATTCTCTATCCCCACTCACAAGTGCGGACTGGTTATTGGCAGAG GTGGAGAAAACGTAAAGGCTATCAATCAGCAGACGGGAGCCTTTGTAGAAATATCTCGGCAGCTACCGCCCAATGGAGACCCCAACTTCAAACTGTTCATCATCCGGGGATCACCTCAACAAATTGACCATGCCAAGCAGCTCATTGAAGAGAAGATTGAG GGTCCCCTCTGTCcagttggaccaggacctgggccTGGTGGACCTCCTGGACCGGCTCCAATGGGCCCCTTCAACCCAGGGCCTTTTAATCAAGGGCCACCTAGTGCCCCCCCTCA tcctggagggcCACCACCTCCACAGTACCCACCTCAAGGCTGGGGGAATGCCTATCCACAGTGGCAGCCTCCTGCTCCTCATGACCCAA GTaaagcggcggcagcggcagacCCCAACGCTGCCTGGGCAGCTTATTACTCGCACTACTACCAGCAGCCCCCGGGCCCAGTTCCAGGAGCACCGCCTGCCCCCACGGCGCCACCAGTGCAAGGAGAGCCACCCCAACCGCCCCCCACCGGACAGTCAGACTACACTAAAGCATGGGAGGAGTATTACAAAAAACTAG gccagcagccccagcagcctGGAGCTCCACCACAGCAGGACTACACAAAAGCCTGGGAAGAGTATTATAAGAAGCAAG caGCTCAAGTAGCTACTGGGGCAGGGCCAACGGCACCGCCAGGACCTCAGCCAGACTACAGTGCAGCCTGGGCAGAATACTACAGACAACAAGCTGCGTACTATGGACAGACGCCTGGCGCTGGTGGCCCAGTGCCACCACCCACACAGCAGGGACAGCAG GCTCAGTGA